A window of the Callospermophilus lateralis isolate mCalLat2 chromosome 7, mCalLat2.hap1, whole genome shotgun sequence genome harbors these coding sequences:
- the Gja9 gene encoding gap junction alpha-9 protein: MGDWNLLGGILEEVHIHSTMIGKIWLTILFIFRMLVLGVAAEDVWNDEQSGFICNTQQPGCRNVCYDQAFPISLIRYWVLQVIFVSSPSLVYMGHALYRLRVLEKERERMKAQLRRELDGIEFEMPANQRRLEQELCQLEQRKLNKAPLRGTLLCTYVIHIFTRSVVEVGFMIGQYLLYGFHLEPLFKCHGHPCPNIIDCFVSRPTEKTIFLLFMQSIATVSLFLNILEIFHLGFKKIKRGLLGQYKSRNEHNEFCAKSKQSLAKYQSTSANSLKRLPSAPDYNLIVEKQTHRVAYPSLNSSSVFQADPENHDLNDEKSILDEQETNEMYTLSTTCSHPQPISSKNNKDTHKIFKKEVNGNHLREKREVDGKESKKNHYSRDHCSVPGIAIDTDNHMGQSPHTTFSLAADSCTWKPRWLNTTWGPSTEDANQGSSPIGNLQGQFREGTIRNLPHSQRDFQPLDIPNTSDSLGEWSFESKFIRTCNNSTDCPPNHLMSLTNNFIGRRVPTDLQI; the protein is encoded by the coding sequence ATGGGGGACTGGAATCtccttggaggcattctggaggaAGTTCATATTCACTCCACCATGATTGGAAAGATCTGGCTCACCATATTATTCATATTTCGAATGCTTGTTCTGGGAGTAGCAGCTGAAGATGTCTGGAATGATGAGCAGTCTGGCTTCATCTGCAATACACAACAACCAGGTTGCAGAAATGTATGCTATGACCAGGCCTTTCCTATTTCCCTCATTAGATACTGGGTTCTGCAGGTGATATTTGTGTCTTCACCATCTCTGGTCTACATGGGCCATGCTTTATACCGACTGAGAGTtctagagaaagagagggagaggatgAAAGCTCAATTAAGGAGAGAACTGGATGGGATAGAGTTTGAAATGCCTGCGAATCAGAGGAGATTAGAGCAAGAGCTCTGTCAGCTGGAACAAAGGAAACTAAATAAAGCTCCGCTCAGAGGAACCTTGCTTTGCACTTACGTGATACATATTTTCACTCGTTCTGTAGTTGAAGTTGGGTTCATGATTGGACAGTACCTTTTATATGGATTTCACTTAGAGCCTCTATTTAAATGCCATGGTCACCCATGTCCAAATATAATCGATTGTTTTGTTTCAAGACCAACAGAAAAgacaatatttctactttttatgcAATCCATAGCCACTGTTTCACTTTTCTTAAACATTTTAGAAATTTTCCACCtaggttttaaaaaaattaaaagagggcTCTTGGGACAATATAAATCGAGGAATGAACACAATGAATTCTGTGCAAAGTCAAAACAAAGTCTAGCCAAATATCAGAGCACATCTGCAAATTCACTGAAACGACTCCCTTCAGCACCTGATTATAATCTGATAGtggaaaaacaaacacacagagtaGCATATCCAAGTTTAAAttcatcttctgtatttcaggcaGATCCTGAGAATCATGACTTAAATGATGAGAAAAGCATTTTGGATGAACAGGAAACTAATGAGATGTACACACTTAGTACTACTTGCAGTCACCCTCAACCCATCAGCTCAAAAAATAACAAAGacactcataaaatatttaaaaaagaagttaATGGTAACCACTTGCGGGAAAAAAGAGAAGTTGATGGCAAAGAAAGCAAAAAGAACCATTATTCTAGAGATCACTGTTCTGTTCCAGGTATTGCTATAGATACAGACAACCACATGGGGCAGTCACCCCACACAACTTTCTCCCTGGCAGCAGACTCCTGCACCTGGAAACCTCGGTGGCTCAATACTACCTGGGGTCCCTCTACAGAAGATGCAAACCAAGGGTCATCTCCTATAGGTAACCTCCAGGGCCAGTTCAGAGAGGGCACTATCAGAAACCTTCCTCATTCACAGAGAGACTTCCAACCACTCGACATTCCAAACACTTCTGATTCTTTGGGAGAGTGGTCCTTTGAGTCAAAGTTTATTAGAACCTGCAACAATTCTACGGATTGTCCTCCAAATCATTTAATGTCCTTGACGAACAACTTCATTGGTAGGAGGGTTCCAACAGACCTTCAGATCTGA